In Acanthopagrus latus isolate v.2019 chromosome 6, fAcaLat1.1, whole genome shotgun sequence, the genomic window TGGTTTTAAGttaaatatgtattcatttgtttgattgattAGGACAGAGCACCTTAATgaatatcagtatcagtataaaaaaaaaattacaatgtaAATATGCCAGATTTAGAAAGAATGCTGATTTTTCAACCAGTGGCGGTTCTAGGCAGTTTTAATAGGGGGGCCAGGTTGGGGTTGCCTTTTTTGTTAGAGGGGCATATACAACCcagggaaaaaagacaaatccctcattcagacTTGGGATAAATGGGACTTAAGACAGTGTTTACAATTTCAAATGGTCATTTTAGCtaaggggcggctgtagctcagtgggtagagcaggtcgactagtgattggaaggtcacccgcaaccccatggaaagggataagcggttcggacaatgacatgacatgacattttagcTAATTAGTTGGTCACTTGATACCTTAAGATAAGGAGTAACAtatttctgcctctgtctgattgtctgtctgtctgtctgtctgtctatctaccTGTTTGTATTAGCAGAGCAGTCCTCTGACGTTGGTGCTGATGGTTGCTTCTGCAGCCATCGGAGGAACTCTTCAGTATGGGTATAACCTCGCCATCATGAACTCTCCCACAGTTGTAAGTTTGTGTATGTAGCAGGTTTCCCACTGTAGTGTTGTATATGAATTCAGACACAGTCCTGTATGTGGTTACTGACAGAGGTGATAATGTTCTGCAGGGTGAGTGAACAAATGGTGCACTGACTCCTTGCAGTGTGGCAAATTAATATAGATGAAGCTTAAAGGATAAATTTGCCCCCCAAAAAACGGAAATTCaggtcattatctactcacccctgTGCCGATGGAAGGTCAGCTGAACAAAAGCTAACAAAACacctctggagcttcacagcaaaacagagttgcaacACTCAACACTTAACAACTTAagttattgttttaaatatacGGTTCATTCTATATGATCCAAACCTCAGAAAGCCCAGTGAAGATGTTATTTATGCCCTTTTTAAAGCCCAAATCTGAACTGTagcagctaagctaaaagtATTTGTGCACAGCCCGTCTGAAGTGGATAACTGAGCTCATCTGCATGGtaaaggtgtaaataacgtctttttaaatcaatttggatctcagggcttcttGTGACTTGGAATAGaggattttaaaacaagtccccatctacttcagttgtttcggAGAACGCTGCAAAGCTCTTTTGCTGTGGAAAtccagaaatgctttgtggacTGCGAAGCTTCACCTGACCTTCCATTTACATGGGTTTGAATAGATGCTGACTGAATTCTAGGTTTAACACAATCCTTCAATAGTGTGATTTGTGTACAATGCttgtctgtgggtgtgtgactTGGCACAAAccagattaaagtgaaactgttgccaaaatgcaacctaaaGTCTTTTTGGGATTGTACCCGAGCCAAACTcttgtttaaaagcataattacgacgaaagcTCCACTTTTAACATTGACCGTATTTTCCTTTtcgggtcaaaatcattttcaatggagtgctaggggcagtactatttttaaaacactaagagggcttgacacaacatgaaactttgcttgtagtatcaccagggtctctacacaagaacgtttttgaacaactcacgttagcagttgTTTTACCGCTCGCCGCCATCTCGCTAGTCGAACCcaaaaaacaatacatacattgaagttgaaaaaggagcctcatataagaaataatactaaaatcaaaagccggaaaagtcatgTGAGACTTTGCATGGATAGTTTTTGCAGGAAGAGAGTAGTGTTCCACCTTAAGTCTCCTCCATGTTATGTCGCACTCTCGACTGGCAAGACGGCGGCGACGTAATGTGagatgttcaaaaactttatttttagtaaactctgtgtacacaaacaatgttctcaatgctcgtgttcatgtgtagagaccctggtgagaCTACGAGCAAGTgctttaaaaatagtgattttgatgctacCCTAAAATTgcccactgaaaatgattttgacccgaatatgaaaatacagtcaatcttaAAAAAAGTGcactttcatcgtaattatgcttttaaacaaacaagtgaCTCGgttacattcacaaaaagaccctaggttgcattttggcgagagtttcactttaaggctGTGATTAGTAAGTCTGTCTCAGAACGCATCcaattgtaaatgtttaaatgtggtTATCTCAAGATCACAAGCCAATCTTTATGTTACCTCTAGATAGcaaagatttattttgtgaTAAAACATCATTTGTTATGATGTGATAATCATGGACAAGCATAAAGATATCACAAACTCTGTTGGCAGGGGTAATGAGTGTCAGCTTTAACCACTGAtctgtttacgtgtgtgtgtttagttaaGTCAGTGAGATTTCAAAGGTCAACTATCTCGTCTTTTCTCACAGTTCATTCAAACTTTCATCAATGAGACGTTCCTGGAGCGCTGGGACATCCAGCTGGAGGATTACCAGGTGACTCTGGTCTGGACAATCATTGTCTCCATCTTCTCGTTGGGGGGCTTAGTAGGGGCCATTATCGCAGGACCTATGACCATACGCTTCGGGAGGTAATATAAGATACCAAcgtatgtaaatgtatgaatgcattGTAAAGAGTGAATGATCAGCCTGCACgtgtgaatgaataaatgaagagaTTCTTTATTAATGTGAATGATTGCAGCATATTGTCTATCTGGAATGTATTATTTACTTCTGCTGTCACGTGTAGACAGTATATGTCCCGGGACTGAGCCTTGATCATCCgagaaacacacaatcacacttCAGTTACTGTCacagaccaaaaccaacaacacatTAATCCATGCTCTTTGCAGGACGGTGTATGTGGGATTGAGtttaaataaactacagtgcTCATGTTCATCATAATATAGAAAATATCCACTGATGTAtttttaggttcagttttctattttatgtcaTGACAGCACTGTGCTCATGGTGTGGTTAGTTCGAGGCACAAACACCATTTGGTTGTGGTTATaaaatgtttcagctttaaataCCTCCTTTGGTCGCCACAAGCATGGCGGGAGATTTTCCTGAGGTCTCCCTAAAAGTTCAAAGTCTTAAGCTGTATCGCCCAGCTACTGCACCACCATCACTTCCACAACAAACAATTAATGTGAACGCGATATGACACGTGTTATTGAAGTGTCAATATGCTATGTAGCCTAAGAATGTGAACGTATCAGAGGCTTGCAGAAAGTGCCCACATTTTAATCTGCCGACGGGGCTGGAAATGTCATtattacaacacattttttagaAGTTGTTAGGACACCAGTGGATCTCTGTGGCATCAGAGGAAAAAGATTAATCCTGCTTTAAATTTACAGATTAATGCTTGATGCTTGAATCTGTTTATTGCTGGTTTGGGGATtttaatacaataaatacaacCACCAAACAGAAGGTCTCAGAGTCTGTAATTTTTTTAACTTGAACTGTCTCTGACCATTGTCTGCAATCTATTAACAttgtcctctttttttgtcctaGAAAGAAGTGCTTGTTGTTGAACAACATTTTCCTCATGTCCGGTGCACTCTTAGCTCTGACAAGTAGAGCTGCCAAGTCTTTTGAGATGATCATTATCTCACGTGTGCTGATTGGAATAAATTCCGGTATGTCATTTAGTCTCACGTGTGGTATATTCATGTCGCCTGTAGTGGATTACAGTGAGAACTGAACTAAACGGAGACATTGAAGactctttgttgtgtgttttgcagggATCAGCATGAATGTGCAGCCAATGTATTTTGGAGAAAGTGCACCGAAGCACTTAAGAGGGGCGATCTCCTTGtcatcagctgttttcacatcatttggTGTCGTGTTAGGACAGGTGGTTGGACTAAGGTGTGGACACTCTCTGACAAGTTTCTGTCCAAATGGGCCAATCCCTTActgcaaaacaagaacaatgtGGGTCGTAGATTATGTATCCACAGTAACGCTCtggattttctgttttaagAGAGATTTTGGGCAGCGAGCCGTGTTGGCACTATCTTCTTGCCAGTAATGCCATTCCTGGCTTCATTCAGCTCCTCACCCTGCCATGGTTCCCAGAGAGCCCCAGATACCTGCTCATCGACCGTGGGGACAAGGAGGCTTGTATTAAATGTGCGTACTGTAATATGTCAAACAACAGTGGAAAGTAACATTTGACATATGGGTATTCCACATTTTATGCTACTTCCACTCAACTACTTTTCtgagggaaatgttttttttttttactttataacGTGTGTCTACCAGCTGCACTTATTTACTGAAAGATCTTACATGGAGAAACATGTGATAAGCTTATGAAGTGAAACACATTGTTAAAGATTAAACCAGCTGCTCCCAACAAAGTATCAGTGAGTAGTCGTGTTTCAGATTTCTTTGAGTTTGTAAGCATTtcaaaaagatttgtttttttatgttgttctCCCATTATTTAACTCACAACTCATCAGATATATCTGGGTTTCCTTTGGGGGGACCTGACTACTCGGTTGGTAGCCAAAGACCTATACTACTAGAGTGTGTGAAAAGGTGGTTAAAGgctaactccaccaattttacacattattttctgtgtACAGGTCTTGGTGAGTACAACTGCATATGTGAAGAAAGTAGTAGAAAGTCCTCTGTGGCTttagaggaagctgcatataatctgTCAGACTGCAtcctgacatcactgcatgCAATGTATGCAGCTTTATAATCCTTTTTTCAGGCCTGTAAACAcagaatgtgtaaaattggtggaattGTCCTTTAAAATTGGCTTCACTGTATTCATTTGTCCTTTGGGtgcattttattaaaatgtactgtatttttactTGAATAGGAGTTTGAATGCAGTATTCGTACACTGCTATACAAGTATGTCATTGAACAACTATTGTCAGCTCAGCACACTGAAATCTATACGAAGCATACAGCATAATAGATTTTAGGCAGagaatgacagaaacaaaaaactcctcatctaagttgtgtttttttcctgtcagctctgagGCGGCTGCGGGGCTGTGAGGTCCAGAGCAGCGAGCTGGATGAGATCCTGCAGGAACAGGCTGATACTAAAGGCATGAGGCCTCGTCAACCCTGGGAGCTGTTCGCTGACCGCTCGGTGCGCTGGCAGCTCATCACCGTCATGATCATCAGCAGTGCAATGCAGCTCTGTGGGAACGACTCGGTAACAAGAGCTTGGAACATCGGGAGACTTTAACAGTGTGATCTGTGTCTCCGTAGGAAATATTGTTACATAACCCACAAGGATCCATGTTACTGATACTGAGCTACAGTGTCATGTTCTTTCTGCTCTCGGCTCCATCAGGAGGTTGATTAGAAATTTGAGATGGTCCATCAGCAGATTGTGTTGTGGGTTTTTCAGTGTTCCTGCAGGttatattaataatgtaaaCTGGTGTTGAAGCAGCATCAGTGATGAGTGAAGACATCATATTGTTAGAATCTGCCTGTTGCAGCTCTCGAAACTGGTTTCAAGAGCTGCAACAGGTTTCCTTCTCCGTTAGAAAATGCTGACTGTATTTCAGGGCTTTTAACCACATGCTTGGCAGTTTTATGGCTGGGACTGGGTATTAACATAGTTACTCTTTGTCCCAAATGCTGGCTTAATCGGCTTATGAACACTTGAGGAACTTGTAATGATGCTCTGCAGTTATCTAATGTCTTTCTATGTTCTTTGTCTTTTAGATTTACTTCTACGCATCGTATGTTTTCAAAGAGGCTGGAATATCCGATGACCAGATCCAGTATATTACAATTGGCACTGGTACATGTGAGTTCACAGCATGTATTATGTGTGTAAGTATCTGACACTAAAACACCTTACGTAAGCAGctagaagcagagagagactgttgttttctgaaagctttAACACAGACTGAGGACTTAGAACAGGCtaatgtactgtactgtacaataggttttgcatttttatcacttgtgtATATGATGTTACACTCACACATAGGAACAGTTTACCTTAGATAAACAGATATGAAAAAGTTCTGTAGCTAACTGCTAACAAGAGTAATAAGACATTCctgaatatttttatattgaCAATATTTTGTCACTTGAGAAGGAAGATGTTATATTTGCAATATGTTTTGACGTTTTGGGAGAAAACTCTTATCCACTTCATTAACAAGGCAAGAAAATGGATATTGCATCTCCATACCTTAAATATGATGCTGCCACCAGCAGCTGATTAGCATatcttagcattaagactggaatCAGGGGTAACAGCTAGTCTGGCTCTCTCTGAATGAGAAACAAGATCTGTCGCTGGCACCTCTACAGCCCACTTACTAATAGGTTATATACTAATTGTTTAATGTAGGCCTatacaaaaataatgatatcaGTTATTAGAAATCAACGAGACACTGATATTCAGGTATTTATTCAAGAACTGCTCTTTCTTACAATTTTTAGGTAattaacttgagtatttccattttctgcgaCTTTTTTACTTCCTTTCCACTCCAttaatttgatacatttagtaaatagttactttgcagactctgattattcagtgtttataggctGTTATTTGTCACAGCcaaaagtagcacattttaaaatgagtaggtaatctaaaagaaaaatcatacAGATATAATCAGTTAAAAGCTGAATATTGGTCCAGATAATCAGCCAGGTTAGCTGCTTCCCCTTTTCAGGTCTTTGTATAAAAtttaagctaactagctgctggcTACAGTGACATATTTACTGCACAGACATAAGACTGGAAATATACCATAAGCTCATTTATGCAGCACATTAGTAATAGCTATTCACTGACCAGAAGTTTCACATTTGTTCATCGGTTACTGTTATGGACTTTAGTTATCTTTTGTTATCATTCAGTATTGAAAAGAATAGTATCTGACATACAttgctgtttttatcttttcagaACCTGCTGATAGAACGTAAAGGCCGAAGGTTCATGCTGATGGGAGGATTCATCCTCATGACTGTCTGGGCTGTCGTCTTTACAATTGCTCTGTCGTTTGAGGTATAATTAACCTCTTATATGACCTACATACTTGGCTTTTCCAATGAAAAACCATGCATGTATCtttgatgaagatgaaaatcAATTATTATCTGTAATTATTATGTGAGTTTTCTACAGTGAACACGTTCTTGTTTGGATTAGAGTGTTTGTGATTTCAACAACTCACAGTTATTAATAGCCAAGCAATTTTGTGTCTCAGAAAACATGCCTGTGGGTTTTACCACCCATGTTACTGCatgttaaaatgtatgaaaacattgTGTACAAAGTACATAATAGGAGGAGTGTGAGAACAggggaaaacacatttcagtgtgtcagtgagtccaCTAGGAGGCATCGTGCGTCAACATTCAGACAATAGACAATGTTTGAGTTTTGGAGAGCAAAGGTAAAAGGAAGATAATGTATCTAATTACACTGGATTACAGGCCTGTGAGTAAAAATATTGAATTTCCCCAACtggatcttcttcttcttcttcttcttcttcttcttcttcttcttcttcttcttcttcttctttgcacTAAAGAGTTCACATTTTAAGTTGGTTACACAAACTTAGATACTTATCATCAAATATCTGGTCaaattatgaaatataaaaggTGTGGCATCTGGTGGCCTCTTTCTTGTGAGTTGCTCTGTAGATATTTAACTTTCCTCCCCACATGTGAACAGCACTATGTATCCTGGATGCCGTACCTGAGCATGGCCTGCATCTTCACCTACATTCTCAGCTTTGGCATGGGACCAGGTCAGTTTATGGAGAATCATTTTCTCTATTTGCATTTTTACCGCAAAGGGACTCACAAAATGTCGGCTTAAGatacatgaatgaaatgaaaacatacattCTGTTTTTGATATAAGATAGCTAGATTTGAAAGTTCAAACAGTTTTAGTTATTTTTCTCGCCCAGAAGTCTTTACAGCAGCTGTTTAAGTGCTAAATATGATTTTGGACATTGACGGCCATTTAACATCCAATTAATCCATAAACATGACTGTTCCCCGCTCATCTCAACAGCTGTTTCCATTTACATAAAGACTCACTTTGTCTCCTGAGAGAAGATTTCAGGTGTTATACTCTCTCAGGTGCCAgtttaacatgcacacacagcttAAACTAATGCAGTCAGAAAAAATACACCCTGCTTTAAAGCTATGGAGGTTATAATGTTGAGGAGTTAATTCAACTTTatgatcattttagtttttgataATGTTGATGGTATAATGTATCAAAGAGCTTTGTTATTTCTAAGGATGTGATAGTGAAGCTTACGctgatcaaaatgtttttttctcatttcagctGGAGTGACCGGCGTTCTGCCCACAGAGATCTTCAATCAGACCGCTCGGCCGGCGGCCTACATGATCGCCGGCTCCATGATGTGGATCAACCTCTTCATCATTGGAATGATCTTTCCATTTCTAGTGGTCAGTCTGACACTACGTCCATCCAGCTGTCAGCATCTGTCATTGTATACACCCATCCAAACATTTATCAAACATGCCGTGACATTAAACAAGCATACATACATTTAGAGCAGTTATCTCTTCAATTATTGCATGTTAAGTCACAGTATACACACAGCTACAACATTATCAATGAGACAAAACGAAGTATTCGCCTGGTATTCAGTGACAAGTAATTTTGGCTACTAAAGGCACCCTATAGCGCCCCCAGGGGTCAGAGGCTCAAATTGAGGGAAAAAAGGATGAGGACGTCCTTCTTAGGCTTCATCTCTGGGTCCTGTGATCTTTATAACATTAGGAATTTAAAGTCTGCAAATGTTTGCATACAGGGAAACATACAGCCTGGTTTGGTGTTGGCTAAGACTgacacacagtctgacagcttCTTCCCGTTGTCTTCTCTATCACAGAGCGAGTTGAGCGAGTACTGCTTCGTGCCTTTCGGAGCAGTTTGCCTGTTGTCGGCTCTGTATGTCGGCTTGTTTCTGCCTGAGACCAAGGGGAAGTCTCTGTCAGCCATCACAAGTGAATTCCACAAGCTCAACTTCAAAGGCGAGGACAAAAGGAAGGAATCTCAGACACAAGCTCAGTATCAGCTGGGTGAGGTGTGTCTCTCCACGGCCTTATAGACAGACTTTTGTCACATCTGCTGTCACCCTCACTTTAACCTGATCTGCCTGAGCTGGAAGAAGTTGTGCGCAGTCCAACAGGAACGAGAGGAGACACAGGACGAAACAACAGTTGTTtggaatgatttttttaattacaggaGGGTGAGCCTGAACACTTGTTGTCACCTTTGCTGGAAAAAAATCCTGTGAGAACACATTAAAGTATAAATGTTTTTCGGTGACACATTACAATACAGATTGTGATTTATGGTATAATTTGTGGACATTTTAagatttgtaaatgtgtaattcCACTGAATATACAGCATTATGTTGCTGTATGAATCAATACATATAAAATACTTTTATCAATTCCAACTGGTACTTAAATGTAGGTACAGTGGAACAAGTGAGTAACATTTGGGAATTTTACAGGAAGTAATATATGAATTATACTTTAAGTACTGGTCAATGTAAATTACACAGTTAATTTCTGGAAATAGGCTGTGTTATTAAGTTCTAATGTTTCTTGTTCAATGGGACAAAGGACACAGTTGTCTGCCATGTCACCAGAGGAGTCAATACTGACTGTAACAAACTATCAGAGGTTTGAgaggtttttatgtttttactgcAGTAAAAAGT contains:
- the slc2a11a gene encoding solute carrier family 2, facilitated glucose transporter member 11 isoform X1, whose product is MSRGGAQKQSSPLTLVLMVASAAIGGTLQYGYNLAIMNSPTVFIQTFINETFLERWDIQLEDYQVTLVWTIIVSIFSLGGLVGAIIAGPMTIRFGRKKCLLLNNIFLMSGALLALTSRAAKSFEMIIISRVLIGINSGISMNVQPMYFGESAPKHLRGAISLSSAVFTSFGVVLGQVVGLREILGSEPCWHYLLASNAIPGFIQLLTLPWFPESPRYLLIDRGDKEACIKSLRRLRGCEVQSSELDEILQEQADTKGMRPRQPWELFADRSVRWQLITVMIISSAMQLCGNDSIYFYASYVFKEAGISDDQIQYITIGTGTCEFTACIMCNLLIERKGRRFMLMGGFILMTVWAVVFTIALSFEHYVSWMPYLSMACIFTYILSFGMGPAGVTGVLPTEIFNQTARPAAYMIAGSMMWINLFIIGMIFPFLVSELSEYCFVPFGAVCLLSALYVGLFLPETKGKSLSAITSEFHKLNFKGEDKRKESQTQAQYQLGEVCLSTAL
- the slc2a11a gene encoding solute carrier family 2, facilitated glucose transporter member 11 isoform X2 codes for the protein MSRGGAQKSSPLTLVLMVASAAIGGTLQYGYNLAIMNSPTVFIQTFINETFLERWDIQLEDYQVTLVWTIIVSIFSLGGLVGAIIAGPMTIRFGRKKCLLLNNIFLMSGALLALTSRAAKSFEMIIISRVLIGINSGISMNVQPMYFGESAPKHLRGAISLSSAVFTSFGVVLGQVVGLREILGSEPCWHYLLASNAIPGFIQLLTLPWFPESPRYLLIDRGDKEACIKSLRRLRGCEVQSSELDEILQEQADTKGMRPRQPWELFADRSVRWQLITVMIISSAMQLCGNDSIYFYASYVFKEAGISDDQIQYITIGTGTCEFTACIMCNLLIERKGRRFMLMGGFILMTVWAVVFTIALSFEHYVSWMPYLSMACIFTYILSFGMGPAGVTGVLPTEIFNQTARPAAYMIAGSMMWINLFIIGMIFPFLVSELSEYCFVPFGAVCLLSALYVGLFLPETKGKSLSAITSEFHKLNFKGEDKRKESQTQAQYQLGEVCLSTAL